The following are encoded together in the Blautia obeum ATCC 29174 genome:
- a CDS encoding Gfo/Idh/MocA family protein, whose protein sequence is MRKIKWGVMGTAFICERSTFPGMLQAENCEMYAIAGRNMEKAERFKETYGFQKAYGSYEKLLADPKVEAVYIPLPNTMHYEWTIRALKSGKHVLCEKPLAPTEAQAEEMFKAAEENHVYLMEAFAYQHSPYIAAVRKEIENGTIGDVRYMESAYITSDYDPKNIRMRRDTLGGCTYDLGVYNTSLILRILGDEPAKVRAIASFSEEKIDTLTSAIFEYADGKKAAFSCGMALATDLDRHIDRFEIQGTKGSIKGTGFEFNGDGELSYTITFFDGREEMKTISVPQNYRLEVEQMGRCVEGKETPAVTRGFSLANARMIDAILEEIGY, encoded by the coding sequence ATGAGAAAAATCAAATGGGGCGTTATGGGAACTGCATTCATCTGTGAGAGGAGTACTTTCCCAGGCATGCTGCAGGCAGAAAACTGTGAAATGTACGCAATTGCAGGAAGAAACATGGAAAAAGCAGAACGGTTCAAAGAAACCTATGGCTTTCAAAAAGCCTATGGAAGCTATGAGAAATTACTTGCAGATCCAAAAGTAGAGGCTGTTTATATCCCGCTTCCCAATACCATGCACTATGAATGGACGATTCGGGCTCTTAAAAGCGGCAAACATGTGCTCTGTGAAAAGCCGCTTGCACCGACAGAAGCACAGGCAGAAGAAATGTTTAAAGCTGCAGAAGAAAATCATGTATACCTGATGGAAGCATTTGCATACCAGCACAGCCCGTACATTGCTGCGGTCAGAAAAGAGATTGAAAATGGGACCATTGGAGATGTGCGCTATATGGAGTCTGCCTACATCACTTCGGATTATGACCCGAAGAATATCCGTATGAGAAGAGATACCCTTGGCGGTTGCACCTATGATCTTGGTGTTTACAATACCAGCCTGATCTTGCGTATTCTGGGTGATGAACCAGCGAAGGTAAGAGCAATCGCCAGCTTTTCGGAAGAAAAAATTGATACGCTTACATCTGCTATATTTGAATACGCGGACGGTAAAAAGGCAGCATTTTCCTGCGGCATGGCACTGGCAACGGACCTTGACAGGCATATCGACCGGTTCGAAATCCAGGGAACGAAAGGCAGTATCAAAGGAACGGGTTTTGAATTTAATGGAGACGGGGAATTAAGTTACACAATAACTTTCTTTGATGGCAGGGAAGAGATGAAAACCATCTCTGTTCCACAGAACTACCGCCTTGAAGTTGAACAGATGGGACGCTGTGTGGAAGGAAAGGAAACACCGGCAGTGACCAGGGGATTTTCCCTGGCAAATG